GGTCTCCAAGTCCAAGGACAGCAAGCACCGGCATAGCAAAGACAAGTTTGTCGACTTCCATGTTCCCACTGGACTTAATCTACTGGAGGATACAGAATATGCATCTCAAGCTGCCATGTGGGGAATCGAGGTTATTCCGTATGCCACATTAACTAAGATTTGTGACAGAAAACATTGACATTGTTGTTTAATAATGTCATTCCCACTTACCTAAGATCTATTTATGCCAACGACATTTATCTGCTCAAGGGTACGTACTGAAATATGatcatttctagggtttgccagaACTTGGTGAAATTTATCCGATTGGTGGTGCCGGTGACCGTCTTGGTTTAGTGGACTCAGATACCGGTGATTCCCTTCCTGCCGCATTGCTTCCTTACTGTGGAAGATCTCTATTGGAAGGACTGATGCGAGATCTGCAGGTACTCGTATTTTGTATATGAAAACTCTTCTTTAGATACAATTTTATTACCCAAGGAATAGCTTAAAATAGTGCAATTAAGTGCCATTGACACCCAGTAATATCGTGTATGTGCCATATCATGTGAAGCTTCTTTGTTTGACAGGCTAGAGAGTTTCTCCATTTCAAGATCTTTGGGAAACAATGTATAACCCCTGTGGCGGTCATGACAAGCTCTGTGAAGAATAACCATGAACATATAGTTGCCATCTGTGAAAGACTTGAATGGTTTGGTAGAGGCCGTGAGAACTTCCGCTTGTTTGAACAGGTATATAATTGGAGACTTCTAGTAATGTCTATTCGTTTGTGTGCATTTCTATTAGTACAATCGTCAGTTACACACTCTGCCCAGAACTTCTGTAGAGTTCTAACTAAATTGCATCGTGGCTTTTCTAGCCTTTGGTACCTGTAGTAAATGCTGAAGATGGCAAATGGTTAATCAGCGAATCACTTCTCCCTGTGGGTAAACCCGGTGGTCATGGCGCTATTTGGAAACTTGCTTGCGATCGAGGTGTATTTGAATGGCTTTATTGTCATGGCAGAAAAGGTGCAACTGTTCGTCAAGTCAGGTTATCTGAACTATGCATCTGTTTTTTATCTGTTTTCTAAAGAATTATTTGGAAGGGGGGAATGACTTTCAACTTCTTTTGCTATTTTCAGCAATGTTGTTGCTGCAACGGATTTGACGCTGATGGCGTTGGCCGGAATAGGCCTGCGACACAATAAGGTAAGAAAAATGAGGATTTCTCTAGCTCACATTAATTACTAATATTAACCTCCACTATGCTATCTATTTTGCACCTCCGGATTCTTGTACTATGCATTTTTTTTATCTTTACATATTCTGACATATGGCATATCATACCTCAGAAATTAGGTTTTGCATCTTGTGAGCGAAGACCAGGTGCTACTGAAGGGgtgaatgttcttattgaaaaacaAAACTTTGATGGGCTCTGGGAATATGGTATCACTTGCATTGAGTACACTGAATTTGAAAAATACGGCATATCAGAACCTACAGCAACGAATGACAGGTAATGCACATATTATCCCAAAGTGCACACCCCATTTGGAATACAAAAAGGGCCCCAATTGAATACCTTCATTCTACTCTTGATGCTTTAACCATTCCCTCCAGTTTTTGTGTGCTACTGTATATGCTCTTCATGGTGAATTTGATATTGTACGTAGAAGTGTAAGCTATACTCTTTTGTTCTTAGCTACAAAAGTTAGTTTTTATATGTATCCTATGAAGTTGTCACCGAGATTGACACTTACTAGTAAAAAGGATTCAGAAAAATATGAGTAGCCAGGTTATGTTACCTTGAATTCTGAAAAGTATAAATGCACGTCTTTGCATTCTTGTATATACGTTTACATCAAGTTACAATCGCAAGATGGCAATCATTTGTTAGCATCATAGTGATGTTGATCCAGCTGCATATGCTGTAGCTTCAAACACTCTGCTTTCTCAGCTTCATTTTTTGCGAAGGATGTGTTTCCCAGTTTTTTCGGTTTGGTTGGATGCAGTGATGTTTCTTACCACTAAGATTCTGTCCTTTTGTGGGCATCAATATCTATCTTCCTCAAATCATCTAGGCTTTTGTTAATTTAGTTTGCAGGCTAGCTATCCAGCAAATACAAACATTCTATATGTTGACCTGCAAGCAGCGCAGGAAGTTGGATCACGCAAAAATGCTAGCTGCTTACCAGGAATCGTGCTAAATTTGAAGAAGGCAGTATCATATGTGGATCATCTGGGCTTTGAGTGTAGGTACTTGCTTTCCAGTAAATCCCCTACACACTTCTGGCCTTTCTGTATTCCTAGTGTTGAGTTCTCTACACTTGTAATCTTATCACTTGGGCTTATAATGCGAAACATATTATTAATAGCACAAAGATTTCAGTGGGTGGGCTAATACTTCTTAATATATTTGCTATCATTTATGTATTAAAGGCGTGCCTGGTTATGTCGCATAAATGCATTGCATATTGCTTGGTAGCTGGTGTGGGAACGGCGACAATAATTTTATGACTGCAGCTAAGGTAGTGACAGTTAATTCATGGAAAATTGCAAAAGGCCCCTGCACACGCAAAAAAGTTAATTTTGGCCCTTTGAGTCCATGCAAATACATAACCGCAGTGGGGACTGGGGGGAAATCGAAATATATACCTGTTAAAATTAACTGATTTATTATGATTCACTAACTTATTTCTGCTACGGCATTTTTACTATGTGACAGCGCTGCGGGTGGCAGGCTAGAGTGCACAATGCAAAACATAGCAGATAATTTTATGAACACATATAGCTACAGGTGCAGCAAAGGAATAGAAAGTATGTAAGTAGTTTCATATTTGCTTCCCATCCATTCATGTCTGTATCCAACTACCTCTCTTTTTGCGTCTCGGGTTTTAGCAATTTCATATTTAACAGGCGAGCTCGACACGTTCATTGTGTACAATGAAAGGAAAAAAGTCACTTCATCAGCTAAAAGGAAGCTGAAATCAGAAGACAGATCATTGCACCAGGTTAATATCACGCTACACAATCCAATGGATTCTCATGTTGCTGCATGCAAATTGTGAAATTCTAAACTTTTATCTAACTTGGCGTACCTTCGAAAACCTAAAGGTTTTTAATTGAGGTTACCACTTTGCAACTCTCATGTATTCATATATATGATATGTTATTATTTTCACATTTCTGTGTCAGTCTATATTAAATATTTGCCTGGGTGTCTAAAACTATTTCTCTGACAGACTGAAGATCCACACTTAATTTATACTGATTGTGAAAGTAAAAAATTGACTGCTATCAGTTAGTATCATGTTAGTGTTACTGAATTTTATGTTTAGTAGGCCAGCGCTTAGTAAGGTTTTCAGCATCAGGATACCAGGTAGTATCATTTTTTGGTTTGTAGTATCAGATCGAGATCGTAGTATCACTGGGCCATGAGATTTTTATTTTCCAATATAATTAATAGCATGTAAGATGCTTCTGGCACTGCTATGTTTTTTGACATGGGTTTACAATATACACTTTACTTGTCTACAGACTCCAGAGGGTTCACTCCTTGACATTATGCGCAATGCTCATGATCTCCTTTCTAGCTGCAGCATAGAGGTTCCAGAGGTAACTGTACTTCTGTGATCTGTTTTGTGGTCTTATTTTCACATATAATTAACGTGAAAGGCATACCATGTGGTATTTTCTTGCCTTATTAAGGCAGACGGATTGGCATTAGCTTTGGTTATAGTTACAAAAATTGAGCTGTGGTTGTTAGTGCTAGACTTCTGGTTATGCTTCTGTCCGCCAGTAGTATTTTTGCTGGTATTTTGAAACTTCAATGCCTTCTTCATCTTTAAAGGAATATTATCTAGCGAACCGGTATATTTCGAGTATTATGTATTGACTTAAAACACGTCCAATCATATCATTAGCATGTGCTAAGCCATGTTAATCTTATTCAACTGGAATAATATTGCATTCAGAAGAACAGTCCGAGATGCATTTACATATGGTCATCTGATTTACTACTTCTGCAAGATAGACCAGTGAAGGGGAAAATTAGCCATATGGTTAAAAAAACGGAATTCTCGGACCATTTCCTGATCACAATGAAATGTTACTTATATGATTAGTTAATAGACAACAATGCAAGTTACTAGTAAAATTTCCAGAGCATCTATTCTCTGGAAATCAAAAGGACACGGTGATTTTCTACGGTATACATTTTCCTGTACGCTATTTCGTACGTGTTGTTCTGAGTTTCTCTGCTTCCAggggaaaatagaatattctagacCTCATGAGGTGTCTTGTTGAAACTTAAATACATGAAAATATTACAGAGGGGGTATTTGTTATctaatttactactccctctgtaacttaatataagatgttttttgacacgttgtagtgtcaaaaaaacgtcttatattaggtTATGGAGGGAGTATCTACTATCAGATCTCATAATCTTTTGAATTATTCTTCAGTTTTCTGGTTAAAGATAATAGTGAGTGCATACGTTTGGTACCAGCTTTTATCATGTCTTGAAGTATTTTTTTTCTCTTATCAATTCAGGTCAAAGACAATAATGAGTACTTGCATTCCGGACTGCCATTCATCATATTTCTTCATCCTGCTTTAGGACCATTTTGGGATATCATAAAGCAAAAGGTATGTTACTTCTAAATTAAATGGGTAAAACATGATAGCCATGGCCTTTTCATCTCTTCACATGATATATATTTGAGCTTCCACTGGCGAAGCACAGTTGAAAATTCTAAAGGTTTCAGTGCTTACAGTCTAAACTCtgctctatatacatcatttttctaGTTATGGGGTTTAGTTACTTTTCGCGTCCATGGTTACTTCAATTTCCAGTTTTCCACACATGCAGTTCATAGGTGGCTCCATCTCTAAAGGTTCAGAATTGCAAATAGAGGTGGCAGAATTTCTATGGCAAGATGTTGAGGTAACCATCAAAACAGATGATTAGCATGTATTTCCCCCATCATATGCCAAACTGAATTTATTGATTGAAATTATAGCTGGATGGGAGCCTTATTATTCTAGCTGATAATATTATGGGTTCAACAAAGAGGAACACTGATGGTGAACAAATACTACACTATGGAGCCAGGTATTGTCTATTCTAAGCACATGTTTTCTGAAGCACGCATCTACGTATCATATATGGATGAAACTCTGAATTCCATGTTTATTGAAAGGTGTGGGAGATGCAAGCTGCAAAATGTTAAAATTGTGAACGAAGGGATCAGCTGGGATTCTCCCATTAATGTTTATTGGAAGCATCATGTTGAAAGATCAGAATCTTTAAAGATTATTCTTCATGGAAATGCAGAAtttgaggcgaaagacattctcttGAAGGTGCGATAATTAAGAAGTGTGTGAATTTCATTTCCCTCCTTTTCCTTCTCATAATCTGATTTCCTTGTTCTACCAGGGTAACCATATGTTTGAAGTGCCAGATGGTCATAGAATGTGCATCATTCAGGACGAAGCAGGTTTGTTGGTTCATGTACCCTACTTTCTGGTTCAGAAAAGATTGTGTGCAAGCACATCCTCTCGTTTTCCCCCTTAGGTTCATAACACAACAAAATAGTACCTAAATTTATTGCTTATATCATTATCTTCTATTCCCGTTGCATTCAAATACCTCCGtgttgaactgcaaaaacgtcttatatttagtcACAGAGGTACTGTAGTAGCTTATATCATGCATCTGACATTTCTCAATGTATTATCTTTGTCCATCAGGTTTTGTTGTTAAGTTAGATCCTATAAGCAAAGAAATGATGGACAGCGGAACGTGGTACTGGGAGTATACGGTAGATGGTGCCCATGTGAAGTTGAATATGGTAGACCTGTAAGGAGATAGTACCAACTGTAGATTCTTGATTCATTGATTCCGGCTAGGTGAATTATGCGAAGAGCACGCTTGACGAATAGTTTGGGTAGATGAAATCCAGCTTGTAGTTGCTGTTGTATAAGGTAAAAGAAGGGCCGTATAGACTGTTGTACAGTGGACTGCATATCAAAGCCTGCTCTTCAGCCCATTGTTCTCACATTTTAGGAGTGATGATGTACATACGAATATACTCAGTATTTCTGAATGTCAAGGAGAATACTCGTTCTCCCCAAGTCAAAAGACTCTGTTTATTTCCACTTGCACTCTGTAATCTCCTCACTTTCAATGAGTGATGCGCATACAAAAGACGTTTCTCAATGTTGAGAAGAATATTCATTCTCCCCAAGTTCTCAAAGAACTCTGCTTATTCCTACAATGGAGAAGAAATCATCTTTTTTCGTGTCAAAACTGACATCATTATTTTGCATAGCCAAAGAGCCCAAGCCCAATGTATGGTCGCCGTCTGCACCCGGGTATGTGAAGTAGGTTTTTACTGATATCGTGCAACCAATTGACAAAAAATTAACAGACATTATGAGGTGGATATATATTTGAAGCCATGAAAATGGACCAGATAGCTCAAGGATTTGACACAAAATAAGAGATGTTTGATTGCCTCATCTAGACCAACAGAAGAAGAGCCCTGCGCATTTCAATTAAGAGGCACAACAGTGCTCCAACCACTCGGCTAGATGCCCTTCCACAGGCACAAGTCTTATTACTATCTTGCCAGTTGCGACGTGCAAGGTTGTCCCTTGTAAAGATGACCCCTTGGTATAAAAACCAGAGAAAGTCACAATATTTAGAGTGATCTTGAGCTTCCATAATTTTATTCCTACTTATAGGAACATCACAGTGACAAGAGGTAAAGAGCCGAACAtaacagagttaaggaagaacttcTAATTCTGGTGTAAGCTCCACCTAAATTGATCCGGTTCTTGTATGCAATCCAGCCGACCAACAAAGCGTGCCAAGCAGCTAGGCGTGGACCCATTAAAAGTCTACGGAGAGGGAGAAGAGAAGGACCTGTTAATCAAGGGATGAAAAGTGCACATGTGAAGTTTGCACTGTGAGTGTAGTGTATAGAGTAGATGTTGCCCATGTGGAATTGAATAAGCCAGACCTATAAAGAAATACTTGATTCATTGGTTCCGGCCGCCCATGTGAAATCGAATATTGCAGACCTGCAAGGAGATGGTACCAACCGTATATTATTGACTAATTGATTCTGGCTAGGTAAATTATATCGTGAGCACGCTTGGCTAATTGTTTTCGTTGGATGAAATCCAGATTACAGTTGCTGTTGTAAAAAGATAGAAGGGCTGCATATCAAGGCCTGCTATTCAGCCTATTCTCCTCAGATTCTGTGAATGATGTAGTACATACTAAGATATTTCTCAATGTTGAGGAGAGTACTCGATTCTCCCCCAAGTTCTCAAAGAACTCTGTTTATTTCTACTCGCACTCTGTAATCTCGATCTTACAGAAATACAGAACAAATTAATATCCTAGAAGACGCGCAGAAATGATGGAACGAAAAAACACCCATCTAAATCCACATACACACACCTGTTTTGACACGAAATGAACAAGAATCGCAATGCATATCCGGGGGATCAAATCGGTCGAGAAACCCTGCGGGTAGGCGACCTCTCCTGCAGGCTGTCGACCCGGCAGTACCGCAGCTGCAGCGACACCTGCCGCTCCATCTGGATGTGCttgtagaagttggcgatgaactgCTCCGCGCGCCGGTCGATGTCGTCGTCCCCGGCCGGCGACGACCCCCCGCTCGACGACGACGTCGCGCCCGACGACGCGGACCGCGAGTACTCCGACGCCGCCACCGCGCTGCTCGTCCGCGACACGCCGCCCGACCCGAGGCTCACCGTCCTGGACGGCCCGGTGGTGGACGCGGGGGAGCCGTCCTCGTCGTCCTCCGCGTCGAGCAGGCCCGGCCGCCTGGACCCGAAGCTGAGGCGGAGCGGCGCCGTCGCGCCGGGCGCgctccggcggccggcgatggagttGATGATCCACCGCGTGGCGCTGAAGGAGAGCAGGAACCGCACCTTCTTCACCGCCGTCCGGAGCGTCCCCAGGAGCGACGCCGGCCGCGACGCCTTCTCGGACTCCATCGGATCGGTCGAGGACGGCGACGGCGACTTCTCTTTTTCCTTGGTGGCGAGGTTTTGGAGTCGTCGCAAGTGGCTAGCAAACAACGGGAGACAGATGATGAGACGGGATTAAAAGTGAGAGGGCGAGAGGTTCCTGTGGGCTGTATATATAGCTGGCGGACGTGGAAATGTCGCCCACGTACGTTGCTCAGTGCGGCAAGCTACTCGGAATTAAGATATTTCGAGGAATGCACGCACATACAGATACAGAgcatttttttttttgcgaaatacatacagagCATACCGTCTCTACATGCATACACGTGGATCGGTAGATGCATGCACTCCGGCCTTAATTAACGCTTATACTCCCTACAAGGTCGTATGACCGAGCAACATGTacgattttttattttgtttttatttttgcatGGAGAGCAACATGTACTCCTACTACATGGCAATCATTGCTGACATCAAGAAGGAACGGCGGCAGTATTTTACGTGCACTACTGGTATTCTGGGCCTCTGGCGACGGGGTCCTGGTCCAAACGCGCTCGTGGGGCCCGTGAGCCAGTTGGCGCCTTGCTGTCGTGTCGCCCCCCGGGCATGCCGCCATGTTACAACGCAAGGTGGAATGGACCTCGCACGACGGGCGACAGAGGAGGCGTGCGCtggaggaggaggggatcgggtCAGGTCAAACATTGCCGCTCCGCTTCCGCGCCACCGCGCCACCTTGCCCGGCCCGTTGTCTCGGCAGAAGATGCTTCGGCGGCAAGGCTGCGGAGCCGTGGTGTGGCGACGACGCGGTGGCTCGTGCGAGCCCGGAGTGACGACGACGGCCACTAGTCCACGTCAGTACAAAGGACAAACGCGTTTGGTTGATCTGTCGCTTATCGCGCCTCGTGTAAACCGGCTCCgacctgtttgcgcaaataagacGCCGTTAGCTGCAGCCGTACTATTTTAGCGCAAGCATAtacttttttttgaacatcaggacaaacacaagcgctcatatacacgcacatacactcatccctatgaacgcacacacgcatatactacccctatgagcatcttcgaaagactgagccggcatatcatcttgaacttTACGAAATCACCGTAGGCATCTCGTCGTCGATGggaacgtcttctcccactgaatacgcatcgccgaaaatcctgaaataaatccagaaataaatgcaaGTGAGGAAAGTGCGTCAATTCAATTGTCCAACTATAAGCGTACCGCGAGACAGATTGATCGAGTTTTCCATATTTATTTTCAGTCAACATGCAGCGGAGCACAACACCCAGTTCCATTGCTCGAATGAAATCTATACTCATAGGATATATAGAGATAAACACACTACTAGTCACACGACTTATGTGAGACATACATTTTAATCGCACAATGCTCAGATCGTTTTAAGGTGCTCAAATAACTAGAGTTTATATTTACGGATTTGCTCATTCTCATGTGACTAGAATTAGTTAAATCCCAGTattttttttagagaaaaatatacttttcgtccctcaacttTTGGTGAAGTCTAAATTTGATCCCTCAACTCCgaaaccggacaacttgcaccccCAACTAACGAAACCGGACAAGGTTTGTCCCTGGTCTCGATTTTGACCGGTTTTGGTGCTGACTGACCCCGGTTTTGACCGGTGCCGACTAAAATTCGCGTAATTTTTTCATATccgtgaactttttaaaattcacaTACTCTTTTCAAATCCACATAGTTTTTCAAGGTCGTGCaattttttcaaaaataaacatacctttttcaaatctgtgaactattttgaaatttgtgtacttttccaaattcatgatttttttaatttgCGTAATTTTCTCAAATCAGTGTATTTTTTCAACTTCGTGTAATTTTATCGAATCCAAgtattttttttcaaatccatCTGTTTTTAAAATTCGCGTACTTGTTTCAAATCCGCATACTTTTTAAAGTTCGTGTATTTTTTTCAAATCCGTGTTCCTTTCCAATCCATGAACTTTGTTTGAAATTCACATACTTGTTTCAAGTTGACATAAATTTTCAAATCCACACATTTTTTTCTAATTCGCGAAGATATTCAAATCCGCATACGTTTTCAATTTCACATAAAATTTTCAAACCCAAAAAAATATACGTGAATAGGAATAAGTATGTCAATTTTTAAAaattacatgaatttaaaaaaaaACCACAGGAACTTTAAAGAAGTACGTGGATTTAAAAAAAAGTACGTGAACTCGGAAAAAGTACGCAGATTTGGAAAagtacacaaatttttaaaaagttcacgtaTTTGAAAAAAATATCCGAATTTGAAAACATTAAACGGACTTGGAAAAGGTATGCGAATTTGAGTCGGCACGGTCAAAACCAGGTTGGTACAGCACCCAAACCGGTCAAAACCGTGACCAGGGATGAATCTTGGCCGGTTTCAGTAGTTAAGGGCGCAAATTGTCCGGTTTTgaagttgagggaccaaatctagacttcGTCAAGAATTAAGGGATGAAAAgtatatttttctctttttttttacagTACCTCAATTAACTACAGCCTGTAGCTCGCGATTATAACGCCACAATTAGCGTTTTTGCATCATTCCGGTTTGCTGACCAGGGACAGATTTTCATGTAAGCTCTTTTTGTCTTGGGCCGTCTGGCCTTTGTCACACAACGATCCATTTCTAATTCTTTTTCGTCAGGATGTGCCAGTTTAGAGCAAAAAgttgacgagcgctccttcgggagcctctcgACGATTACTTGGGGATGAACTGGTGCACTCTCGGCCGCTGCCACATGTCACACTTTGGGCGCTCCTTTCAGATTTTGTTCATTTTTTCACATGCGTTTTCAGCTTTTTATACCAGTTTTTACTCTTTTTTTTTGGTTTTCACCGATTTTTCTTAGCTTTTGGATGAAAAAAAATTGTGCGAAAAAGCATGTTTTTTTTGTTTCCGCAAGAGGCAAGattttgcttttgcgagaggcatgGGAGTGTCTCTCGGGAACGAAAAAAACAatgtgttttcttttatttttccttctacgagaggcacggtcatgcctctcgaaaacggaaaaaacacgtttctttatttttctttcgcgagaggcacggccgtgcctctcgggaaCGAAAAAAATGCGTTTCTTTTCCACGGGAGGCACAGCCGTGCCTcttgaaaaaaaaacatgttttctttttttctttctttcgcgagaggcacagttttgcttccaGAAAGACACGGATTTGCTTTCGCGGGAGGCATAGCCGTGCCTCTGGAAaccgaaaaaaatgcgttttttttgtttccttccgcgagaggtatGGTTTAGTTCTTATGGAGGCATGGATTTACTTCTGTGAGAGGCACAGTCGTGCCTTTTTTCGAAAAGAAAGAAAACGTGCTCCTGCTTCGGTTTTCTTCGTCTGTTTTTTTggataaaaaagttcatcaaaacctattgATATGGGATCTAATTTTTAAGATCTCGACGTGAGGAGTCCAATGATGAAAACGTTTCGAGATTTGGACACGATTTAAGAGATACAATGTTttaaataaacggatctacgaaaaaagaaaaTATATCACTTGTCGCAATCTGGAAAGGTCAAAGTGATCTTTGAAGGAGTACTCTCGGTTCTGCGATCTCGATTTTGTTGTGTCTCGCATTAAGCGAGTTGGAAAGAACCTCTTGCTGAAGAATTCTCGCGTAGCAATTGGGCCGGTCCACTTAATACATGAAACAGTGGGAAAAGGGGTTTGAACCTCAGTGTGCCAGATAGTTTATAGCGACACTAGCCACGAACACTCGGTTGAGTTCAGGATGAACTTTAAAGGCACGACCTACTTAAGGTAAAAGAGCCAAATTTATCCACCGTTTTTTCTGTCTTATTCAGATTCGTTCggggttttctcttttttttttcttttttctccgtTTCTTTCATTCTTTTTTGCATTtctttcgtcagttttctttttattttttctttggtttattttgtttatttttcctttttccaattctttggttttctttgtctcttttggttttcattctacattttttgCATATGTCAACAACATTTTTCTAATGCATGTTCAATATATTTTcaatacaaatttaacatttttctAAAACATGGTCAACactttttctatacatattttttattttttaaatgcttgattaacattttccagATACAAGATTTACTTTTGCTAgtccatggtcaacattttttctatgcatgttaaacattttttaaatcatTGATTAACATCTTCCAAATGcaatattaacatttttttaaacacatggtcggcattttttctatacacatcaaCGTTTCTgaaatgtttaacatttttcaaatacttgttcaacattttttcaaatgattgattaacatttttcatatacctGATCAAAAAAACCatgattttttaatacatggtcttcACATTTTAAAAAATTCGAATGCTTGATAAACACTTTTTagctacttgttcaacattttatgaaatgcttgattaacatttttataaacaTGATAAAAAATCATCATTTTAAATACATTTTCAACCTTTtttgtacacatttaacatttttcaaatgcttgattaacatttttcaaatacttttttgaaaaaaaatcaaatgatTGCTTAACCTTTTTAATATATACAAATTTATAAAATTTCACATGCTTGGT
The sequence above is a segment of the Triticum dicoccoides isolate Atlit2015 ecotype Zavitan chromosome 1A, WEW_v2.0, whole genome shotgun sequence genome. Coding sequences within it:
- the LOC119354175 gene encoding UTP--glucose-1-phosphate uridylyltransferase 3, chloroplastic-like: MGRVLSSLPSPSPSPPSQQRVSTASLEHGPGPGPSAAEQQPRLAAEVARLSAARARLRAARSLGDKLRALDAEPRVAAFFGDASSRGVLGGLRPREAYLLKCLVAAGQDHVLGAELGWAGGSHERHRNGGGGGSALREALYSLADLVGRWSEEGAAEDEAGSGETELLLGRLLKFLGDIEEFYDCVGGIIGYQIMALELLSVSKSKDSKHRHSKDKFVDFHVPTGLNLLEDTEYASQAAMWGIEGLPELGEIYPIGGAGDRLGLVDSDTGDSLPAALLPYCGRSLLEGLMRDLQAREFLHFKIFGKQCITPVAVMTSSVKNNHEHIVAICERLEWFGRGRENFRLFEQPLVPVVNAEDGKWLISESLLPVGKPGGHGAIWKLACDRGVFEWLYCHGRKGATVRQVSNVVAATDLTLMALAGIGLRHNKKLGFASCERRPGATEGVNVLIEKQNFDGLWEYGITCIEYTEFEKYGISEPTATNDSLQASYPANTNILYVDLQAAQEVGSRKNASCLPGIVLNLKKAVSYVDHLGFECSAAGGRLECTMQNIADNFMNTYSYRCSKGIESELDTFIVYNERKKVTSSAKRKLKSEDRSLHQTPEGSLLDIMRNAHDLLSSCSIEVPEVKDNNEYLHSGLPFIIFLHPALGPFWDIIKQKFIGGSISKGSELQIEVAEFLWQDVELDGSLIILADNIMGSTKRNTDGEQILHYGARCGRCKLQNVKIVNEGISWDSPINVYWKHHVERSESLKIILHGNAEFEAKDILLKGNHMFEVPDGHRMCIIQDEAGFVVKLDPISKEMMDSGTWYWEYTVDGAHVKLNMVDL